The Candidatus Saccharibacteria bacterium oral taxon 488 genome has a segment encoding these proteins:
- the rpsS gene encoding 30S ribosomal protein S19, with protein sequence MSRSLKKGPFVDVKLAKKVAALSLDDRTVIKTWARASTITPEMVGRTIAVYNGKMHVPVLITENMVGHKLGEFSPTRKFRKHGGKDKK encoded by the coding sequence ATGAGTCGTTCATTAAAGAAAGGTCCATTCGTCGATGTGAAGCTTGCGAAAAAAGTCGCTGCTCTCAGCCTTGACGATCGAACCGTTATCAAAACGTGGGCGCGCGCTTCGACCATCACCCCAGAAATGGTCGGTCGAACCATCGCCGTCTACAACGGTAAGATGCACGTGCCTGTGCTGATTACTGAAAACATGGTTGGCCACAAACTCGGTGAGTTTAGCCCAACTCGTAAGTTCCGTAAGCACGGCGGAAAGGATAAGAAGTAA
- the rplC gene encoding 50S ribosomal protein L3 yields MKTLLGTKLGMTQLLAEDGKAIPVTLIQAGPVTVTQVKTVETDGYNAVQVAYGEGKNLSKAVAGHVKPAQVTPKHIREFRVDEIPEGLKVGDEINVSAFEVGDSVDATGTSKGKGFAGTIKRHNFKRHRKTHGGKGNTRKPGSIGSMYPQKVFKGKTMAGHMGHERVTVKNLEVAYVDPETNLIGVKGAVPGPRKGLIILGGNK; encoded by the coding sequence GTGAAAACACTTCTCGGTACCAAACTTGGTATGACCCAGCTCTTGGCTGAAGACGGCAAAGCCATTCCGGTAACGCTGATCCAAGCCGGCCCTGTCACCGTGACTCAGGTGAAGACTGTCGAAACCGACGGTTACAATGCGGTACAGGTCGCTTATGGAGAGGGTAAGAACCTGAGCAAGGCCGTGGCTGGACACGTCAAGCCAGCCCAAGTGACCCCGAAACACATTCGGGAATTCCGCGTCGACGAGATCCCTGAAGGTCTCAAAGTTGGCGATGAAATCAACGTTTCCGCGTTCGAAGTCGGCGATTCTGTCGATGCGACCGGAACCAGCAAAGGTAAAGGTTTCGCTGGAACCATTAAACGCCACAACTTTAAGCGTCACCGCAAGACGCACGGTGGTAAAGGTAATACTCGTAAGCCAGGTTCAATTGGCTCAATGTATCCACAAAAAGTGTTCAAGGGTAAGACGATGGCTGGCCACATGGGTCACGAGCGTGTTACGGTCAAGAACCTGGAAGTGGCATATGTTGACCCAGAGACCAATCTGATCGGGGTGAAGGGCGCTGTCCCTGGGCCACGAAAAGGGCTGATCATTTTAGGAGGTAACAAGTAA
- the rplD gene encoding 50S ribosomal protein L4: MAESTKLPKDIFAVEVPNHELLKLAYDSYLANARLASATTKQRGEVSGGGKKPWKQKGTGRARFGSTRNPIWHGGGVVFGPRGNENYTKKLSKTAKKVAIRQALTVANEAKKIVVKDIKTTGKTKEVATFLADNKFERRVLIVVDEKTPELMRATNNIQNVLVIRASYLSVYHILNADTIVMTPKALPVITEWLSKEEA; the protein is encoded by the coding sequence ATGGCTGAATCAACCAAACTTCCTAAAGACATTTTCGCTGTTGAAGTGCCAAACCACGAACTGTTGAAATTGGCATATGACAGCTACCTGGCAAACGCCCGCCTAGCAAGCGCAACCACCAAGCAGCGCGGTGAAGTTTCCGGTGGTGGTAAAAAACCATGGAAGCAAAAGGGAACTGGCCGGGCACGTTTCGGTTCAACCCGTAACCCAATCTGGCACGGTGGTGGTGTAGTCTTTGGCCCGCGCGGCAACGAAAACTACACCAAAAAATTGTCTAAAACCGCCAAGAAAGTGGCAATTCGCCAAGCCTTGACGGTAGCCAATGAAGCGAAGAAGATCGTCGTCAAAGACATCAAGACGACTGGCAAGACCAAAGAGGTCGCAACCTTCTTGGCTGACAACAAGTTTGAGCGCCGCGTACTGATCGTCGTTGACGAAAAGACGCCAGAATTAATGCGTGCGACAAACAACATCCAGAACGTATTGGTAATTCGTGCGAGCTACCTCAGCGTCTACCACATTCTGAATGCGGATACCATTGTCATGACCCCGAAAGCTCTGCCAGTAATCACTGAGTGGCTGAGTAAGGAGGAAGCGTAA
- the rpsL gene encoding 30S ribosomal protein S12, with protein MPTINQLVRKPRQTAKKKSKSPALGRIHNALKTRYYDQNAPLKRGVCVRVTTKTPKKPNSALRKVARVKLNNGYEVWAYIGGEGHNLQEHAVVLIRGGRVPDLPGVRYHIVRGALDLQGVNNRKRGRSKYGTKKGDK; from the coding sequence ATGCCAACAATCAACCAGTTGGTGCGCAAACCGCGCCAAACGGCTAAGAAAAAGTCCAAGTCGCCAGCACTGGGTCGCATTCATAACGCCCTGAAAACGCGTTACTACGACCAAAATGCACCGCTCAAGCGTGGTGTGTGTGTGCGTGTGACGACCAAGACGCCAAAGAAACCAAACTCAGCGCTGCGTAAAGTTGCTCGTGTGAAACTAAACAACGGCTACGAAGTCTGGGCTTACATCGGCGGTGAAGGCCATAACTTGCAGGAGCATGCTGTGGTTTTGATACGCGGCGGCCGCGTGCCTGACCTTCCAGGTGTGCGTTATCACATCGTCCGCGGTGCGTTGGACCTTCAGGGTGTCAACAACCGCAAGCGGGGCCGTTCAAAGTACGGTACTAAGAAAGGGGATAAGTAA
- a CDS encoding YajQ family cyclic di-GMP-binding protein: protein MTSFSFDIVSEIDKAELNNVFMQAEKEIQGRYDFKGTNAGIDWLDDKKGFKLTGDNDWQVDAVLDIVRKKLAARGQSSKVLDLAKEKVTSNLKTTWEIPFKQGLDQPTAKRIAADIRTNAPKAKPQIQGDLVRVTSASKDELQKVISLVRENDYDTPLQCVNYR from the coding sequence ATGACAAGTTTTTCATTTGACATCGTGTCAGAAATTGACAAAGCCGAGCTAAATAATGTTTTCATGCAGGCGGAAAAAGAAATCCAAGGGCGGTACGATTTTAAGGGAACGAATGCTGGGATTGACTGGCTGGATGATAAAAAAGGATTCAAGCTCACCGGCGATAACGACTGGCAGGTTGATGCGGTGCTGGATATCGTGCGCAAGAAACTGGCGGCCCGGGGTCAGTCGAGCAAGGTCCTCGACCTCGCCAAAGAAAAAGTCACCTCAAATCTCAAAACCACGTGGGAAATTCCCTTCAAACAGGGCCTCGACCAGCCGACCGCCAAGCGCATTGCCGCCGATATTCGTACTAACGCGCCCAAAGCCAAGCCGCAAATCCAAGGCGACCTTGTCCGCGTCACTTCCGCCTCGAAAGATGAGTTGCAAAAAGTCATTAGTTTAGTGCGTGAGAATGATTATGACACGCCGCTGCAGTGCGTGAATTATCGCTAA
- the rplB gene encoding 50S ribosomal protein L2, with protein sequence MPVKAYNPTTPARRGMTSQDLSDITTRKPLKSLIKAKKQNAGRNNQGRITVRHRGGGVRRHYRLVNHNLPAGLTLTVEEIEYDPNRSARIARVKDQYNLYHYVLADTSMVKGKTIQTGEEAPIEASNRLPLSAIPVGTMIYAIELTAGKGAQMVRAAGAKAQLMAKEGNYATIKLPSGEVRKVRLEATAAIGTVGNIQHQNVKIGSAGRRRRKGIRPTVRGVVMNAADHPHGGGDGGRHGTGKAPRTPWGQLTLGYRTRRRKGSNKLIVRTRHDAKRKR encoded by the coding sequence ATGCCAGTGAAAGCTTACAATCCAACCACTCCTGCTCGTCGCGGCATGACGAGCCAGGACTTGTCGGACATCACGACAAGAAAACCGCTCAAAAGTCTGATCAAAGCCAAAAAGCAAAATGCCGGCCGCAACAACCAAGGCCGCATCACCGTGCGTCATCGCGGCGGTGGCGTTCGCCGTCACTACCGTTTGGTGAACCACAATTTACCGGCTGGTCTGACGTTGACGGTTGAAGAAATTGAGTACGATCCAAACCGCTCAGCACGCATCGCTCGGGTGAAGGATCAGTACAATTTGTACCACTATGTATTGGCTGACACCTCAATGGTCAAGGGCAAGACGATTCAGACTGGCGAGGAAGCGCCAATTGAGGCCTCAAACCGCCTGCCGCTGTCTGCTATCCCTGTTGGTACGATGATTTATGCTATTGAACTGACTGCCGGCAAAGGTGCGCAAATGGTTCGCGCTGCTGGTGCCAAAGCTCAGTTGATGGCCAAAGAAGGCAATTACGCAACTATCAAATTGCCGTCTGGTGAAGTTCGCAAAGTTCGCCTGGAAGCTACCGCTGCCATCGGTACAGTCGGTAACATCCAGCACCAGAACGTGAAGATCGGTTCAGCTGGCCGCCGCCGCCGCAAGGGTATTCGCCCAACGGTTCGCGGTGTCGTCATGAACGCTGCAGATCACCCGCATGGTGGTGGTGACGGTGGTCGCCACGGTACTGGTAAAGCACCACGTACGCCATGGGGTCAATTGACGCTGGGTTATCGAACTCGCCGCCGCAAAGGCTCAAATAAATTAATCGTACGCACGCGTCACGACGCGAAGAGGAAGAGGTAA
- the rpoC gene encoding DNA-directed RNA polymerase subunit beta' has protein sequence MAQYSFNATGISDFDAVRLAVASAEDILKWSHGEVLKPETINYRTQKPERDGLFCERIFGPVKDINPHDSKLKGVRSREAAVDKNGELVTKSIVRRERMGHIQLAAPVAHIWFMRGTPSAMSLLLGMTVRNIERIAYFATYVILKVDEVTRDQYLADLEAETEAGRMAIKMRYEQLAEADGADIKQLAKEQSREVEELNDKYTTKKSQLESLIKGALISETDYRNLPEEYDELIEVGMGASALKALLDEIDLSELIAQLSEEAEHAKGQREKKLLKRLKMLESMQAAGIKPSSLCLTVLPVIPPDLRPMVALSGGRFATSDLNDLYRRIINRNNRLKKLVELNAPEVIQRNERRMLQEAVDALIDNAAARGGRAVSSTGSRRRLKSISDMLKGKQGRFRQNLLGKRVDYSGRSVIVVGPKLKINQCGLPKQMALELFKPFVISWLIKGEFAHNIRSATRLIESGEAVVWDALDEAIKGKYVLLNRAPSLHRLSIQSFQPVLVEGKAIQLHPLVCAGFNADFDGDQMAVHLPLSKEAQAEARELMSATNNLLKPADGAPVLHISQDIVLGNYYLTYDKPQAQTDNVKAFSSVYEAELAYDKGDIQLQTPIRIYAKGKLRQTTLGRVFFNEILPEDFPYDNNVQTKKQLKKVLAQIFNKYGAEETAKIADRMKGQAFRFATTAAVSTGMTDYVHFDEIAEFVAEGDAKAALISEQFDQGLITEDERYNLTVNAWRNVDNKITAFLQDQLAHMDTSISMMVNSGARGDISNVKLASAMIGIQVDAANREIELPIRSSYTGGLSSLEAFVATRGARKGLIDTALKTADSGYLTRRLVDVAQDVFTVEDVEGDDEGYAIYRSETEETMIDFSNRLAGRYAAETIPGHINKDELITREIADSIDDDESIQSVKIQSVLSTNNLNGIPQRSYGVDMSTGKLVGNHQPVGVIAAQSVGEPGTQLTLRTFHNSGVAGGDITQGLPRVEELFEARTPKGQAFVTEIAGLVDVWEDGKKYIVQVTPESGKVERLPLDGRTIVVKAGSSVKAGDVLATGEGDTRPLVAPFDGVVEAAEDTLVIAAEAGAPARYEIPGTMQLVVKANDVVEAGDRLTAGSLNLHDLMRLKGVEATQRYIINEVLRIYAAQGQDVADKHLEIIVRQMFSRVQIEDAGDSDFVTGDIVSKAAVVNTNKQLAAEGKNLISYTQLLLGITKVSIWSDSWLSAASFQDTTRVLINAAVSGRADHLHGLKENVIIGRKIPVGTGVVEETETDEPSEDEFADSQEEELAVAV, from the coding sequence ATGGCGCAATATTCATTTAACGCGACCGGAATTAGCGATTTTGATGCGGTGCGCCTAGCGGTGGCCAGCGCCGAGGACATCCTAAAGTGGAGTCACGGCGAGGTTCTCAAGCCAGAGACGATCAATTATCGCACCCAAAAGCCAGAGCGCGACGGTTTGTTCTGCGAGCGAATCTTTGGCCCGGTCAAGGACATCAACCCGCATGATTCCAAGCTCAAGGGCGTGCGTTCACGCGAGGCTGCCGTCGATAAAAACGGCGAACTCGTTACCAAATCAATCGTTCGCCGCGAGCGCATGGGCCACATTCAACTGGCCGCGCCAGTCGCGCACATCTGGTTTATGCGCGGCACACCAAGCGCCATGAGCTTGCTCCTCGGGATGACGGTGCGTAATATCGAGCGGATCGCTTACTTTGCGACCTATGTCATTCTCAAGGTTGATGAAGTCACGCGCGACCAATACCTGGCGGATCTGGAGGCCGAGACCGAGGCTGGCCGAATGGCGATCAAGATGCGCTACGAGCAGCTCGCCGAGGCTGACGGCGCTGATATCAAGCAGCTGGCGAAAGAACAAAGCCGCGAGGTTGAGGAACTTAACGATAAGTACACCACGAAGAAATCACAGCTCGAGAGCCTCATCAAGGGTGCGCTGATCTCAGAGACGGATTATCGCAACCTGCCAGAGGAGTACGATGAGCTGATTGAGGTCGGCATGGGTGCCAGTGCGCTCAAGGCACTGCTGGATGAGATTGATCTGTCAGAACTGATCGCCCAGCTGAGCGAGGAGGCTGAACACGCCAAGGGTCAGCGTGAGAAGAAACTGCTCAAGCGCCTAAAGATGCTCGAGAGCATGCAGGCTGCTGGCATCAAGCCATCCAGCCTCTGCCTGACCGTGCTGCCGGTCATCCCACCGGACCTCCGCCCGATGGTGGCCCTCAGTGGTGGTCGATTCGCTACCTCAGACCTGAACGACCTGTACCGCCGCATCATCAACCGTAACAATCGTCTGAAGAAACTGGTCGAGCTCAATGCACCAGAAGTGATTCAGCGCAATGAACGACGCATGCTGCAAGAGGCCGTCGATGCCTTGATCGACAATGCAGCGGCGCGTGGTGGTCGGGCAGTCAGCTCGACTGGTAGCCGTCGTCGCCTCAAGTCAATCAGCGACATGCTCAAAGGCAAGCAAGGCCGCTTCCGCCAGAATCTGCTCGGTAAGCGCGTCGATTACTCTGGTCGCTCGGTCATTGTCGTCGGCCCGAAGCTAAAGATCAATCAGTGCGGTCTGCCAAAGCAAATGGCGCTGGAACTATTCAAGCCGTTCGTCATCAGCTGGCTGATCAAGGGCGAATTTGCCCACAACATCCGCTCAGCAACTCGCCTGATTGAGTCGGGTGAGGCGGTCGTTTGGGACGCGCTTGACGAGGCGATCAAGGGCAAGTACGTGCTGCTCAACCGCGCACCGAGCTTGCACCGCTTGTCAATTCAGTCCTTCCAGCCAGTCCTCGTCGAGGGTAAGGCGATTCAGCTTCACCCGCTGGTCTGTGCCGGCTTTAACGCCGACTTTGACGGTGACCAGATGGCTGTCCACCTGCCGCTTTCCAAGGAAGCGCAGGCCGAGGCGCGCGAGTTGATGAGCGCCACCAACAACCTATTGAAGCCTGCCGACGGTGCGCCGGTGCTGCATATCTCGCAGGACATCGTGCTGGGTAACTATTACCTGACCTATGACAAGCCGCAGGCGCAAACTGATAATGTCAAGGCATTTAGCTCGGTCTACGAGGCGGAACTGGCGTACGACAAGGGTGATATTCAACTGCAAACGCCAATTCGCATCTATGCCAAGGGCAAGCTGCGCCAGACAACCTTGGGCCGGGTCTTCTTTAATGAGATTCTGCCAGAGGACTTCCCATACGACAACAACGTTCAGACCAAGAAGCAGCTGAAAAAAGTATTGGCACAGATCTTCAACAAGTACGGTGCCGAGGAAACTGCCAAAATCGCTGACCGCATGAAGGGTCAGGCTTTCCGCTTCGCGACAACCGCGGCCGTGTCAACTGGTATGACCGACTACGTGCACTTTGACGAGATCGCTGAGTTCGTGGCTGAGGGTGACGCCAAGGCGGCCTTGATTTCCGAGCAATTCGACCAAGGTTTGATCACCGAGGACGAGCGTTACAACTTGACGGTGAATGCCTGGCGAAATGTGGATAATAAGATTACGGCCTTCCTCCAGGATCAGCTGGCGCACATGGACACCAGTATCTCGATGATGGTCAACTCTGGTGCTCGTGGTGATATCTCCAATGTCAAGCTGGCCAGCGCCATGATCGGTATCCAGGTTGACGCGGCTAACCGCGAGATCGAGCTGCCAATCCGTAGTTCCTACACCGGTGGTTTGTCCAGCCTGGAGGCCTTCGTGGCGACCCGTGGTGCGCGTAAGGGTCTGATCGACACCGCTTTGAAGACTGCCGACTCAGGCTACCTGACGCGACGTTTAGTTGATGTGGCACAGGACGTCTTCACCGTTGAGGACGTTGAAGGTGACGACGAAGGTTACGCGATCTACCGCTCAGAAACTGAGGAAACGATGATCGACTTCTCGAACCGCTTGGCTGGTCGGTATGCTGCTGAGACGATTCCGGGTCACATCAACAAGGACGAATTGATCACTCGGGAAATTGCTGACTCAATTGATGACGATGAAAGCATCCAGAGCGTCAAGATTCAATCAGTCCTGTCAACCAACAACCTCAACGGCATCCCGCAGCGCAGCTACGGTGTTGACATGTCAACTGGTAAATTGGTTGGTAATCATCAGCCAGTCGGTGTCATCGCTGCTCAGTCAGTCGGTGAGCCAGGTACTCAGCTGACCTTGCGTACTTTCCACAACTCCGGTGTGGCCGGTGGTGACATCACCCAGGGTCTGCCGCGTGTTGAAGAATTGTTTGAGGCGCGTACACCAAAGGGTCAGGCGTTTGTTACGGAAATTGCCGGGTTAGTTGACGTTTGGGAAGATGGCAAAAAGTACATCGTCCAAGTTACCCCAGAATCTGGTAAGGTTGAGCGCTTGCCGCTAGACGGCCGAACCATCGTGGTCAAGGCCGGTTCAAGCGTCAAGGCTGGCGACGTATTGGCAACTGGCGAAGGCGACACTCGTCCGCTGGTCGCACCATTTGACGGTGTGGTTGAGGCGGCTGAGGACACCTTGGTCATCGCCGCTGAAGCCGGCGCACCAGCTCGTTACGAAATCCCAGGCACCATGCAGTTGGTTGTTAAGGCTAATGACGTCGTTGAGGCTGGTGACCGCTTGACAGCCGGTTCATTGAATCTGCACGACTTGATGCGTCTCAAGGGTGTCGAAGCTACGCAGCGCTACATCATTAACGAAGTCCTGCGCATTTACGCCGCTCAGGGTCAAGACGTGGCCGACAAGCACCTGGAGATCATCGTTCGCCAGATGTTCAGCCGCGTCCAGATCGAAGATGCGGGCGATAGCGACTTTGTGACTGGTGACATCGTCTCTAAGGCTGCGGTGGTGAACACCAACAAGCAACTGGCTGCTGAGGGTAAAAATCTCATCAGTTACACTCAGTTGCTGCTCGGTATCACCAAGGTGTCCATCTGGAGCGACTCATGGCTATCTGCTGCGTCCTTCCAGGACACCACTCGCGTGCTGATCAACGCTGCCGTATCTGGCCGCGCTGACCACTTGCATGGCCTCAAGGAAAACGTCATCATCGGCCGCAAGATCCCAGTGGGAACTGGTGTCGTTGAAGAAACGGAAACCGACGAGCCAAGCGAGGACGAGTTCGCAGACAGTCAGGAAGAGGAATTAGCTGTAGCCGTATAA
- the rpsG gene encoding 30S ribosomal protein S7: MPRKVTKKLQRQLQPDRRYQSVLVQRLINKSMLDGKKLAAERAVYTALETAAKKLDSEDPLAVFEKALKNVSPNFEVKSRRVGGANYQIPFPVQGHRQLHYAFSWLVQSARARQGMPYSQRLALEIVDAYNEAGAAFKKKEDTHKMAEANRAFAHFARG; this comes from the coding sequence ATGCCTCGTAAAGTTACCAAGAAATTACAACGCCAATTGCAACCTGACCGCCGCTACCAAAGCGTGTTAGTACAGCGCTTGATCAATAAGTCAATGCTGGACGGCAAGAAGTTAGCGGCTGAACGTGCTGTTTACACCGCGCTGGAAACGGCTGCCAAGAAATTGGATTCAGAAGATCCATTGGCAGTGTTTGAAAAAGCCTTGAAAAACGTTAGCCCAAACTTTGAAGTGAAGAGTCGCCGCGTCGGTGGTGCGAACTACCAGATCCCGTTCCCAGTTCAGGGACATCGGCAGTTGCACTATGCGTTTAGCTGGCTAGTACAGTCGGCTCGTGCTCGACAGGGTATGCCGTACTCGCAGCGTTTGGCATTGGAAATCGTTGACGCCTACAACGAAGCTGGTGCTGCCTTCAAGAAGAAAGAAGACACCCACAAGATGGCCGAAGCCAACCGCGCCTTTGCGCACTTTGCTCGCGGCTAA
- the fusA gene encoding elongation factor G — protein sequence MAANVPLQNFRNIGIIAHIDAGKTTTTEGILYRTGLTHKIGVVKGDGDGATTDWMAQEKERGITITSAAVTCFWKDHKINIIDTPGHIDFTAEVERSLRVLDGAVTVFDGKMGVEAQSETVWRQANKYGVPRICFVNKINQTGGDFWKSLESIHNRLSKQAFPIHIPIGFEKTINGVVDLIDMKAYTYDDYTDHELKVGEIPADMLEKAKNARALLVENAVEADDELMMKFLDQGEEAITIDELKSALRKRVLAGDFYLVTGGDGRGVIVEKLLDLMVDFLPSPLDVDEIWGKNPKTGDEVGRKPDEKEPMSALAFKIATDPFVGKLIFIRVYSGVLSSGSYVLNTTTGDKERIGRIVRMHADKREEIDKIGAGDIAAVVGLKNTGTGNTLTDPAHPIALESIEFPEPPVSIAVEPKSKADQEKMALALQRLAEEDPTFRIHTDEETGQTIMSGMGELHLDILIDRMKREFKVEANIGEPQVAFRESIKGRAEVQGKHAKQSGGRGQYGDVWVRFEPNEAGKGFEFIDEIKGGVVPQEYRPAVMKGIKETLEGGVIAGYPVVDVKATLYDGSYHDVDSSELAFSLAGSLAAREGIKQATPILLEPVMKVEVTTPEEFMGDIIGDLNSRRGRIDAMEDLMGGAKLVKAFVPLANMFGYTSDIRSMSQGRAASTMELAQYEEVPPNVAQEIIEKRNA from the coding sequence ATGGCAGCAAACGTTCCATTACAAAACTTTAGAAATATTGGTATTATTGCCCATATTGACGCCGGTAAAACGACGACCACTGAGGGCATCTTGTACCGCACTGGTTTGACGCATAAAATTGGCGTGGTCAAGGGTGATGGCGATGGTGCTACCACCGACTGGATGGCGCAAGAAAAGGAGCGCGGCATCACCATCACTTCGGCGGCGGTGACCTGCTTCTGGAAAGACCATAAGATTAACATCATCGACACCCCAGGGCACATCGACTTTACCGCTGAGGTGGAGCGTTCGCTGCGCGTGCTCGATGGCGCTGTTACTGTATTCGACGGCAAAATGGGTGTCGAGGCTCAGTCCGAGACGGTGTGGCGCCAGGCTAACAAATACGGCGTGCCACGCATCTGTTTCGTTAACAAGATCAACCAGACCGGCGGCGACTTTTGGAAATCGCTAGAGTCGATTCATAATCGCTTGAGTAAACAAGCCTTTCCGATTCACATCCCAATTGGTTTTGAAAAGACTATCAACGGCGTGGTTGACCTCATCGACATGAAAGCTTACACCTACGATGACTACACTGATCATGAGCTAAAGGTCGGCGAGATCCCAGCCGACATGCTGGAGAAGGCGAAGAATGCTCGCGCCCTGCTAGTGGAGAATGCCGTTGAAGCTGACGATGAATTGATGATGAAGTTCCTCGACCAGGGTGAAGAGGCAATTACTATTGATGAACTAAAATCTGCGTTGCGTAAGCGGGTGCTGGCTGGCGACTTTTACCTAGTGACTGGCGGTGACGGCCGCGGCGTCATCGTCGAGAAGCTGCTTGACTTGATGGTTGACTTCTTACCAAGCCCATTGGACGTTGACGAAATTTGGGGTAAGAATCCAAAGACTGGTGATGAAGTGGGCCGCAAGCCAGACGAGAAAGAGCCAATGAGCGCCCTGGCGTTCAAGATCGCCACTGACCCATTTGTTGGTAAGTTGATCTTCATCCGCGTCTACTCCGGCGTCTTGAGCTCGGGCAGCTACGTCCTGAATACCACCACTGGTGACAAAGAGCGCATCGGCCGTATCGTGCGCATGCACGCTGACAAGCGTGAGGAGATTGACAAGATTGGTGCTGGTGACATCGCTGCGGTGGTTGGTTTGAAGAACACCGGTACCGGTAACACCCTGACTGACCCGGCACACCCAATTGCCCTGGAAAGTATCGAGTTCCCAGAGCCGCCAGTTTCTATCGCCGTTGAGCCAAAGTCAAAGGCCGACCAGGAAAAGATGGCACTCGCCCTGCAGCGCCTGGCCGAGGAAGACCCAACCTTCCGTATTCACACTGACGAAGAAACTGGTCAGACCATCATGTCCGGCATGGGTGAGTTACACCTCGATATCTTGATCGACCGCATGAAGCGCGAGTTCAAGGTTGAAGCAAACATCGGTGAGCCACAAGTGGCCTTCCGCGAGTCAATCAAGGGCCGCGCCGAAGTCCAGGGTAAGCACGCCAAGCAGTCTGGTGGTCGCGGTCAGTACGGTGACGTTTGGGTACGCTTTGAGCCAAACGAAGCTGGCAAAGGCTTTGAATTTATCGACGAGATTAAAGGCGGTGTGGTTCCTCAGGAATATCGCCCGGCTGTGATGAAGGGTATCAAAGAGACGTTGGAGGGCGGCGTTATCGCTGGCTATCCAGTGGTTGATGTCAAGGCGACGCTGTATGATGGTTCGTACCACGATGTCGACTCCTCAGAACTAGCTTTCTCTCTAGCAGGTTCGTTGGCAGCTCGTGAAGGTATCAAGCAAGCCACACCAATTCTGCTTGAGCCAGTCATGAAAGTCGAAGTCACCACCCCAGAAGAGTTCATGGGCGACATCATCGGCGACCTGAATTCACGCCGCGGCCGTATCGACGCTATGGAAGATCTGATGGGCGGCGCCAAATTGGTCAAGGCCTTTGTGCCGCTAGCAAATATGTTTGGCTACACCTCAGACATCCGCTCGATGTCGCAGGGTCGCGCCGCCAGCACCATGGAGCTAGCACAGTACGAGGAAGTACCGCCAAACGTGGCGCAGGAGATCATCGAGAAGCGCAATGCCTAG
- the rplW gene encoding 50S ribosomal protein L23 yields the protein MKQMTIIPRISEKAYAVSANGVYVFRVPLNLNKNEIKAAVEAQFDVTVLKVKTLVQDGKAVRFSRGKNRYPGTTTRKDWKKAYVTLKDGDKLDVFDAVEQQMEETK from the coding sequence ATGAAACAGATGACAATTATCCCACGCATTAGCGAGAAAGCCTACGCCGTGAGCGCCAATGGCGTGTACGTGTTCCGCGTTCCGCTGAACCTGAATAAAAACGAGATCAAAGCAGCGGTTGAAGCGCAATTTGACGTTACTGTTCTGAAGGTAAAAACCTTGGTCCAAGACGGCAAAGCTGTGCGTTTCTCACGAGGCAAGAACCGCTATCCTGGCACGACCACGCGCAAGGATTGGAAGAAAGCTTACGTGACGCTGAAAGATGGCGATAAGCTCGATGTGTTTGACGCAGTAGAGCAGCAGATGGAGGAGACCAAGTAA